From Mus musculus strain C57BL/6J chromosome 17, GRCm38.p6 C57BL/6J, the proteins below share one genomic window:
- the Fpr3 gene encoding formyl peptide receptor-related sequence 1 has protein sequence METNYSIPLNGSDVVIYDSTISRVLWILSMVVVSITFFLGVLGNGLVIWVAGFRMPHTVTTIWYLNLALADFSFTATLPFLLVEMAMKEKWPFGWFLCKLVHIAVDVNLFGSVFLIAVIALDRCICVLHPVWAQNHRTVSLARNVVVGSWIFALILTLPLFLFLTTVRDARGDVHCRLSFVSWGNSVEERLNTAITFVTTRGIIRFIVSFSLPMSFVAICYGLITTKIHKKAFVNSSRPFRVLTGVVASFFICWFPFQLVALLGTVWLKEMQFSGSYKIIGRLVNPTSSLAFFNSCLNPILYVFMGQDFQERLIHSLSSRLQRALSEDSGHISDTRTNLASLPEDIEIKAI, from the coding sequence ATGGAAACCAACTACTCTATCCCTTTGAATGGATCAGATGTGGTGATCTATGATTCTACCATCTCCAGGGTTCTGTGGATCCTCTCAATGGTGGTTGTCTCCATCACTTTCTTCCTTGGTGTGCTGGGAAATGGACTAGTGATCTGGGTAGCTGGATTCCGGATGCCACACACTGTCACCACTATCTGGTATCTGAATCTAGCATTGGCTGACTTCTCTTTCACAGCAACTCTACCATTCCTTCTTGTTGAAATGGCTATGAAAGAAAAATGGCCTTTTGGCTGGTTCCTGTGTAAATTAGTTCACATTGCAGTAGATGTAAACCTATTTGGAAGTGTCTTCTTGATTGCTGTCATTGCCTTGGACCGCTGTATTTGTGTCCTGCATCCAGTCTGGGCTCAGAACCACCGCACTGTGAGCCTGGCTAGAAATGTGGTTGTTGGGTCCTGGATTTTTGCTCTCATTCTCACTTtgccccttttcctcttcttgacTACAGTTAGAGATGCTAGAGGGGATGTGCACTGTAGATTGAGCTTTGTATCCTGGGGCAACTCTGTTGAGGAAAGGTTGAACACAGCTATCACGTTTGTAACAACTAGAGGGATCATCAGGTTCATTGTTAGCTTCAGCTTGCCCATGTCCTTTGTTGCCATCTGCTATGGACTCATCACTACAAAGATTCACAAAAAAGCCTTTGTTAATTCCAGCCGTCCTTTCCGAGTTCTTACAGGAGTTGTGGCTTCCTTCTTTATCTGTTGGTTTCCTTTCCAATTGGTGGCCCTTTTAGGCACAGTCTGGCTCAAAGAGATGCAGTTTAGTGGTAGTTATAAAATTATTGGCAGGTTGGTTAATCCAACCAGTTCATTGGCCTTTTTCAATAGCTGCCTCAATCCAATTCTCTATGTTTTCATGGGCCAGGACTTTCAAGAAAGACTGATTCATTCCCTGTCTTCTCGTCTGCAGAGAGCCCTGAGTGAGGACTCTGGTCATATCAGTGATACAAGAACCAATTTGGCTTCACTTCCTGAAGACATTGAAATAAAGGCAATATGA